A window of Sander vitreus isolate 19-12246 chromosome 18, sanVit1, whole genome shotgun sequence contains these coding sequences:
- the sox7 gene encoding transcription factor SOX-7: MAALISAYSSWPESFECPPGDGDVPDGHGPHRTPVDKAPEPRIRRPMNAFMVWAKDERKRLAVQNPDLHNAELSKMLGKSWKALTPPDKRPYVEEAERLRVQHMQDYPNYKYRPRRKKQLKRICKRVDPGFLLSGLTPDQNALPEQRVLCHPLGKDEGSPNSIRSGFSSPSPALPSVRSFRDPTGSNSSFDTYPYGLPTPPEMSPLDAMEHEHVPPSYYSTSGSSSCSSSCPDEHNQNQTHMGSPPPYHTDYTQTQIHCGGAHIGHISHMSQTGGGGLIHGPPLSYYSTSSFHQIHHGLHQGHLGQLSPPPETQGHLETLDQLSQAELLGEVDRDEFDQYLNSTGTGFHPEQGSSMTVTGHIQVASAATASATACPTSTTETSLISVLADATAAYYNNYGIS, from the exons ATGGCCGCCCTCATCAGCGCGTACTCGTCATGGCCAGAGTCCTTCGAGTGTCCTCCAGGAGATGGGGACGTGCCCGACGGACATGGCCCGCACAGGACCCCCGTGGACAAGGCGCCGGAGCCGCGGATCAGACGGCCCATGAACGCGTTCATGGTGTGGGCCAAAGATGAGCGCAAACGGCTGGCCGTTCAAAATCCAGACCTGCACAATGCCGAGCTCAGCAAAATGTTGG GAAAGTCATGGAAGGCCCTAACTCCCCCTGATAAGAGGCCCTATGTCGAGGAAGCAGAAAGGCTTCGGGTGCAGCACATGCAGGACTACCCCAACTATAAGTATCGGCCTCGCCGCAAGAAACAGCTGAAACGCATCTGCAAACGAGTGGACCCTGGCTTCCTCCTGAGCGGGCTGACCCCTGATCAGAACGCCCTGCCTGAACAGCGAGTCCTCTGTCACCCCCTCGGCAAAGACGAGGGCAGCCCTAATAGTATCAGAAGTGGGTTCTCCAGCCCCAGCCCTGCTCTGCCCAGCGTCAGAAGCTTCAGAGACCCAACCGGTTCCAACAGCAGCTTTGACACCTACCCCTACGGCCTGCCCACTCCCCCTGAGATGTCCCCATTAGATGCCATGGAACACGAGCATGTACCCCCCTCTTATTATTCAACATCTGGTAGCTcctcctgctcttcctcctGCCCAGATGAGCACAACCAGAATCAGACACACATGGGCAGCCCACCCCCTTACCACACTGACTACACTCAGACCCAAATCCACTGTGGGGGCGCACACATAGGTCACATCTCTCATATGTCCCAAACTGGTGGCGGTGGACTGATCCATGGTCCTCCGCTGTCTTACTACAGTACCTCATCTTTCCACCAGATTCACCATGGGCTCCACCAGGGCCACCTGGGTCAACTGTCCCCCCCACCAGAGACACAGGGTCACCTGGAGACACTAGACCAGCTGAGCCAGGCAGAGCTTCTGGGTGAGGTGGACCGCGATGAGTTTGACCAGTACCTGAACTCCACTGGGACCGGGTTCCATCCTGAGCAGGGCAGCAGTATGACCGTTACAGGACACATCCAGGTGGCGTCGGCCGCCACTGCTTCTGCCACTGCCTGTCCCACCAGCACCACAGAAACCAGCCTCATTTCTGTGCTAGCGGACGCAACGGCGGCCTACTACAACAATTATGGCATCTCATAA